TAATAAGAAATAAGAAGGAAGCAAAAAAGGAAATGGAAAAGATAGGAGTTGAAAGTGAAGCAATAAAAATAATGCTACCAAAATTTTTTCATCTCAATATAAAATTAAAAGATGTTGCTCCACAGGATGCAATAATTATAAAGCAGGAAATGCTTTCATTGGGGGGAGATACCGCAATTTCGAAAAAAGCAATGCCTCCAAATTCTCAAAGAACGGATATTTTGATCGGAGGAAGTGAGAAGCAGATAAGAATTCTGTTGAAAAAATTGAAAAATCAGTATAAAAGGCTTTATGAAATATCTGAAGAAATAGAGGAAATTATAAAAGAAAGCAGGATGAGCATAAAAATAGGCAGAAAAAATTTTCAGATAGGAAAAAGAACATATATAGTTGGTATATTAAATGTTACCCCTGATTCTTTCTATGATGGAGGAAAATATTTTGATTATGAAAAAGCAATTGAAAGGGCAAGGCAAATTGAGAAGGAGGGGGCAGATATAATAGATGTAGGTGGCGCCTCCACCCGCCCTTTTGCGAGCGAGATTGATGCAAAAGAAGAGATGAGGAGGGTTTTGCCTGTCATAGAAGCGATTAAGGGGGAAATAAAAATACCGATTTCTCTTGATACCTATAAGCCAGAGGTTGCGGAAAAGGCTGTTGGGAGAGGAGTGGATATGATAAATGATGTTTTTGCTTTGAGGAAAGAAGGAATGGCGGAATTGATAGCGGAGCATGATTTGCCGGTTTGCATAATGCATATGAAAGGAGAGCCAAAAAATATGCAGATAGCTCCATATTATGAGGATGTTGTTGAAGAAATCTTCTATTTCCTTAAGGAAAGAATAAACTTTGCAGTTAAGAAAGGAATAGAAAAAGAAAGGATAATAGTTGACCCTGGAATTGGCTTCGGAAAAAGAACAGGAGAAATAGAGGATAATTTGGAAATAATAGCCCGCCTGCAAGAATTAAAGAGCTTGAAAAGACCAATTCTGATAGGCAT
This Thermoplasmatales archaeon DNA region includes the following protein-coding sequences:
- the folP gene encoding dihydropteroate synthase — translated: MIRVIRNKKEAKKEMEKIGVESEAIKIMLPKFFHLNIKLKDVAPQDAIIIKQEMLSLGGDTAISKKAMPPNSQRTDILIGGSEKQIRILLKKLKNQYKRLYEISEEIEEIIKESRMSIKIGRKNFQIGKRTYIVGILNVTPDSFYDGGKYFDYEKAIERARQIEKEGADIIDVGGASTRPFASEIDAKEEMRRVLPVIEAIKGEIKIPISLDTYKPEVAEKAVGRGVDMINDVFALRKEGMAELIAEHDLPVCIMHMKGEPKNMQIAPYYEDVVEEIFYFLKERINFAVKKGIEKERIIVDPGIGFGKRTGEIEDNLEIIARLQELKSLKRPILIGISRKSFIGNITKTQVEERLEGSLGAEAIAIANGADFIRCHDVIQTKRMAMVVDKIVR